A part of Sugiyamaella lignohabitans strain CBS 10342 chromosome D, complete sequence genomic DNA contains:
- the ALG1 gene encoding chitobiosyldiphosphodolichol beta-1,4 mannosyltransferase (Mannosyltransferase; involved in asparagine-linked glycosylation in the endoplasmic reticulum (ER); essential for viability, mutation is functionally complemented by human ortholog; GO_component: GO:0005783 - endoplasmic reticulum [Evidence IEA]; GO_component: GO:0005783 - endoplasmic reticulum [Evidence IPI] [PMID 15044395]; GO_component: GO:0005789 - endoplasmic reticulum membrane [Evidence IEA]; GO_component: GO:0016021 - integral component of membrane [Evidence IEA]; GO_component: GO:0016021 - integral component of membrane [Evidence ISS] [PMID 2182636]; GO_component: GO:0016020 - membrane [Evidence IEA]; GO_function: GO:0019187 - beta-1,4-mannosyltransferase activity [Evidence IDA] [PMID 6368538]; GO_function: GO:0004578 - chitobiosyldiphosphodolichol beta-mannosyltransferase activity [Evidence IEA]; GO_function: GO:0016740 - transferase activity [Evidence IEA]; GO_function: GO:0016757 - transferase activity, transferring glycosyl groups [Evidence IEA,IEA]; GO_process: GO:0009058 - biosynthetic process [Evidence IEA]; GO_process: GO:0097502 - mannosylation [Evidence IEA]; GO_process: GO:0006490 - oligosaccharide-lipid intermediate biosynthetic process [Evidence IMP] [PMID 7037780]; GO_process: GO:0006487 - protein N-linked glycosylation [Evidence IMP] [PMID 6369318]; GO_process: GO:0006486 - protein glycosylation [Evidence IEA]), translating to MNYHALSIAKCGYEVDLCGYKESKLMDEVIENPLITVREIPVVKNAYKLPFVLFAPYKVVKQHWILYDLLKQLKRADFLLVQNPPSIPVLGMVRFFSLFMSPRTKVIIDWHNLGYSILALKFPDNPNHPFVKIYKWYENWFGYRSFVHLTVTVALGQFLRTEFAMNAKRIIPLYDRPASQFSLLSESQRKEIISKYQTTLFKDFDAKTEKILVTSTSYTPDEDLTILLEALEKYSLASNPSSQTTEEKPTSDDNKSESKKSQILTRSSASTQLPPLRVIITGKGPMFKETRAKIDALQPTLHNISIHTTWLPIEDYPKVLGAADLGISLHQSSSGWDLPMKIVDMFGCGVPVISLSFPAISELVKHSENGLIVDTSTDMAKQLAKLFTNPATLNNLKRGAVRESRIKWDTNWTEKLGPLFGVGQYREPAPGEDDSSSSDDD from the coding sequence ATGAATTATCATGCGCTGAGTATCGCCAAGTGTGGGTATGAGGTCGATTTGTGTGGTTATAAAGAGTCGAAACTCATGGACGAGGTCATTGAGAACCCATTAATCACGGTTCGAGAAATCCCGGTCGTCAAAAACGCCTATAAACTACCGTTTGTGCTGTTTGCTCCATATAAAGTGGTCAAACAACACTGGATTTTATATGATCTTCTTAAACAATTGAAACGAGCAGACTTTCTGCTAGTTCAAAACCCTCCTTCTATCCCGGTTTTGGGGATGGTGCGGTTTTTTTCGCTGTTTATGTCACCGCGAACTAAAGTTATTATCGACTGGCATAACCTAGGATACTCGATTCTGGCACTGAAATTCCCCGACAATCCTAATCATCCGTTTGTGAAAATCTACAAATGGTACGAAAACTGGTTTGGATACAGATCGTTTGTTCATTTAACAGTGACCGTGGCACTTGGCCAGTTTCTTCGTACCGAGTTCGCTATGAACGCTAAACGGATTATCCCTCTGTATGACCGACCGGCCAGTCAATTCAGTCTGTTATCAGAATCACAACGAAAAGAAATCATTAGCAAGTACCAGACAACCCTGTTTAAAGATTTCGATGCCAAAACAGAGAAAATTCTCGTCACTTCGACCAGTTATACCCCTGATGAAGATCTCACAATCCTACTCGAGGCTCTTGAAAAGTACTCACTAGCCAGCAACCCATCTTCACAAACTACCGAAGAAAAACCCACATCTGACGACAATAAATCAGAATCCAAAAAATCACAGATTCTAACCAgatcatcagcatcaactcAATTACCGCCGTTGCGAGTGATTATCACTGGTAAAGGGCCTATGTTCAAAGAGACACGAGCTAAAATCGATGCTCTACAACCTACACTTCATAATATCTCGATACATACGACGTGGCTGCCAATTGAAGACTACCCGAAAGTTCTAGGAGCCGCAGACCTCGGCATCTCACTTCACCAGTCGTCGTCCGGCTGGGACCTGCCCATGAAAATCGTCGATATGTTTGGCTGCGGAGTACCAGTGATCTCACTCTCATTTCCAGCCATCTCGGAGCTCGTCAAACACTCGGAAAACGGGCTCATTGTCGACACCTCAACCGACATGGCCAAACAACTGGCCAAACTCTTCACGAACCCTGCCACcctcaacaacctcaaACGCGGCGCTGTTCGCGAATCCCGCATCAAATGGGACACCAACTGGACCGAAAAACTCGGCCCGCTCTTCGGCGTCGGCCAATACCGCGAACCGGCCCCCGGCgaagacgactcgagctcCTCGGACGACGACTAG
- a CDS encoding calmodulin, producing the protein MWPSPLASASLIISSTSSSVKRSPIVVMTWRNSAAEINPLPSRSNTLNASRISSSESVSFIFRAIMVRNSGKSIVPSLSTSTSWIISDNSLSEGFNAKLLMTVPSSLVVILPGCVRFSRGWGVAFGGWGSAPDPGCSCFAGDGGDSGGNDSSEARGAAGSGAQPQPPEARGERTIVVLIEQRKCLFKRGDLLFGQLVSLFGLLVPVSSLITQPLSPMSRSVISPVTGLKTL; encoded by the coding sequence ATGTGGCCATCGCCGTTAGCATCAGCTTCTCTGATCATTTCGTcgacctcttcttcagtcaaACGCTCGCCAATAGTGGTCATGACGTGGCGCAATTCGGCAGCTGAAATAAACCCGTTGCCGTCACGGTCAAACACTTTAAACGCCTCGCGAATCTCCTCCTCCGAGTCGGTGTCCTTCATCTTCCGGGCCATCATGGTCAGAAACTCGGGGAAATCAATAGTGCCGTCGTTATCCACATCGACCTCGTGGATCATATCCGATAACTCGCTCTCCGAGGGGTTCAATGCCAAACTTCTCATGACCGTACCGAGCTCCTTAGTAGTGATCTTGCCTGGCTGTGTTAGATTTTCTCGGGGGTGGGGTGTTGccttcggcggctggggctccgccccagaccctggttgctcctgcttcgcaggagatggcgggGATTCCGGGggtaacgactcgagcgaagcgagaggagcagcggggtctggggcgcagccccagccgccggaggcacgaggggAACGTACCATCGTTGTCCTTATCGAACAGAGAAAATGCCTCTTTAAACGCGGAGATTTGTTGTTCGGTCAGTTGGTCAGCCTGTTTGGTTTGTTAGTACCGGTTTCAAGTCTGATCACACAGCCCCTATCTCCCATGTCCCGATCCGTTATCTCACCAGTCACGGGACTCAAAACCCTGTGA
- the CMD1 gene encoding calmodulin (Calmodulin; Ca++ binding protein that regulates Ca++ independent processes (mitosis, bud growth, actin organization, endocytosis, etc.) and Ca++ dependent processes (stress-activated pathways), targets include Nuf1p, Myo2p and calcineurin; GO_component: GO:0005935 - cellular bud neck [Evidence IDA] [PMID 1639847]; GO_component: GO:0005934 - cellular bud tip [Evidence IDA] [PMID 1639847]; GO_component: GO:0005823 - central plaque of spindle pole body [Evidence IDA] [PMID 8601600]; GO_component: GO:0005823 - central plaque of spindle pole body [Evidence IDA] [PMID 8886974]; GO_component: GO:0005737 - cytoplasm [Evidence IEA]; GO_component: GO:0005856 - cytoskeleton [Evidence IEA]; GO_component: GO:0000131 - incipient cellular bud site [Evidence IDA] [PMID 1639847]; GO_component: GO:0043332 - mating projection tip [Evidence IDA] [PMID 1639847]; GO_component: GO:0005816 - spindle pole body [Evidence IEA]; GO_function: GO:0005509 - calcium ion binding [Evidence IEA]; GO_function: GO:0005509 - calcium ion binding [Evidence IDA] [PMID 3533275]; GO_function: GO:0005509 - calcium ion binding [Evidence IDA] [PMID 8461293]; GO_function: GO:0048306 - calcium-dependent protein binding [Evidence IDA] [PMID 1321337]; GO_function: GO:0048306 - calcium-dependent protein binding [Evidence IPI] [PMID 9756868]; GO_function: GO:0046872 - metal ion binding [Evidence IEA]; GO_function: GO:0005515 - protein binding [Evidence IPI] [PMID 10749918]; GO_function: GO:0005515 - protein binding [Evidence IPI] [PMID 7925277]; GO_function: GO:0005515 - protein binding [Evidence IPI] [PMID 8247006]; GO_function: GO:0005515 - protein binding [Evidence IPI] [PMID 8294515]; GO_function: GO:0005515 - protein binding [Evidence IPI] [PMID 9450989]; GO_process: GO:0006607 - NLS-bearing protein import into nucleus [Evidence IMP] [PMID 17878171]; GO_process: GO:0007114 - cell budding [Evidence IMP] [PMID 8310294]; GO_process: GO:0007010 - cytoskeleton organization [Evidence IMP] [PMID 8310294]; GO_process: GO:0000742 - karyogamy involved in conjugation with cellular fusion [Evidence IGI,IMP] [PMID 12836012]; GO_process: GO:0016237 - microautophagy [Evidence IMP] [PMID 16055436]; GO_process: GO:0006661 - phosphatidylinositol biosynthetic process [Evidence IGI,IMP] [PMID 12079494]; GO_process: GO:0006898 - receptor-mediated endocytosis [Evidence IMP] [PMID 7988551]; GO_process: GO:0006898 - receptor-mediated endocytosis [Evidence IMP] [PMID 9450989]; GO_process: GO:0051300 - spindle pole body organization [Evidence IMP] [PMID 1469052]; GO_process: GO:0042991 - transcription factor import into nucleus [Evidence IMP] [PMID 17878171]; GO_process: GO:0042144 - vacuole fusion, non-autophagic [Evidence IDA,IMP] [PMID 9859992]), with protein sequence MVRSPRASGGWGCAPDPAAPLASLESLPPESPPSPAKQEQPGSGAEPQPPKATPHPRENLTQPGKITTKELGTVMRSLALNPSESELSDMIHEVDVDNDGTIDFPEFLTMMARKMKDTDSEEEIREAFKVFDRDGNGFISAAELRHVMTTIGERLTEEEVDEMIREADANGDGHIDYNEFVNLLQNTK encoded by the coding sequence ATGGTACGTTcccctcgtgcctccggcggctggggctgcgccccagaccccgctgctcctctcgcttcgctcgagtcgttaccCCCGGAATCcccgccatctcctgcgaagcaggagcaaccagggtctggggcggagccccagccgccgaaggCAACACCCCACCCCCGAGAAAATCTAACACAGCCAGGCAAGATCACTACTAAGGAGCTCGGTACGGTCATGAGAAGTTTGGCATTGAACCCCTCGGAGAGCGAGTTATCGGATATGATCCACGAGGTCGATGTGGATAACGACGGCACTATTGATTTCCCCGAGTTTCTGACCATGATGGCCCGGAAGATGAAGGACACCGACTCGGAGGAGGAGATTCGCGAGGCGTTTAAAGTGTTTGACCGTGACGGCAACGGGTTTATTTCAGCTGCCGAATTGCGCCACGTCATGACCACTATTGGCGAGCGTttgactgaagaagaggtcgACGAAATGATCAGAGAAGCTGATGCTAACGGCGATGGCCACATCGACTATAACGAGTTCGTCAACCTGCTGCAAAACACCAAATAG